The segment GCGGCTGAAGGGCGATGACCGTGCGATAGACTGCTCGCTGCGGCAGTCGGTGGCCGCGCTGCGTATGCCCGTGGTTTGGCTTCTGACCTGCGTCTACTTCACCGTGACGCTCGCTGGATACGGGGTGCAGCTCTGGCTGCCAATCATCATCAAAGCGGCCGGCCACCTGAGCAACCTGGCAACCGGCTGCACGACCGCGCTTCCCTACCTGGCAGCCACCGCTGCTATGCTGATTATGGGATTCCACTCGGACCGTACCGGTGAACGGAGCTGCCACATCTTTTTCTCCGCGGCCGCTGGAGCGATCGGGTTGGCAGGCGCCTTCTGCTATCCCGCGTATGGGCTGCTGTGGCTCTGCCTGGCGCTGGCCGGAACGAACGGCATCATGGGCCCGTTCTGGGCGCTGGCTACTGCCCGTATGGTACGCGAGACGCGCGCCGCCGGAGTGGCCGCAATCAACTGCATCGGGAACCTCGGCGGTTTCTTTGGTCCACAAGTGGTCGGCGCGCTGGGCGGGGCTGCAGGTGGGCGTGGGCTGCTGGCGCTGGCAGCCGCACTCTTCTTTGGAGGAGCGCTGGCGCTCACGGTGAAATATGATTACGGGAGTTTGAATAGATGAGAGTTTATTGCTGGGTACTGCCGGCGGCGTTGATTGGCACGATCGGAAGCGGGCATCGCATGCACCGGCTGCAGCCCGGACTGATAGTGCCGAATGTGGCGATGGTGATCAGCCGGGTGGGCCGCTACGGCCGGATACCGGTTCATCAGGATGCCGTTGAGGCGGAGATTGTGGCGGGAACCTGGAAGCCACCTCACTCTGGCGACACGGTAACGCTTCCGGATGGTAAGGTACGAACCTGGACGTTGCTGAACGCTGCGAAGAATGGCTCGTTCACCGCGCCGGGGCTGGGCAGCGGATATGCCGACATCGAGGTGAACTCACCATCCGACACGGTGATGCTATTGAACGCCTCGCACTACGGAATGGTCTATGTGAATGGTCAGCCGCGAGCCGGTGATCCGTACGGCAGCGGATACCTGCACCTGCCGGTTCGCCTGCGCGCGGGCCGGAACGACTTCCTCTTTGCCACCGCCGGAAGCGGCCTGCAGATGAGCCTCACGGCGCCGACCGCTCCGCAGATGCTGGATACCGGAGACATCACAACGCCGGACTATGTAATCGGCGCTCGGCGGAAACCATGGGCGGCGCTGGAGGTGGAAAACGCCACGGCGAGTGCGGCCAGTGGTCTGCGTATCCGCGCAGCGCGTGACGGGGCAGGCAGTGTAGAGACCGCCGTTCCGGAAATAGGGCGGCTCACCGTTCGGAAGGTGGGCTTTCGCCTGCCCTCGCCGCCCTCGTCCGCCGGACCGCCCGTGGCCGTGACCGTGCGCCTGATGCGCGGCGGCCACACGCTGTCAACCGCGAAGATCACGATCAACCGAACGCTGAGGGACCAGCTTCATAAAATCACCTTTGTCTCCGGAATTGACGGCAGCGTACAGTACTACGCCATTCAGCCGGCGCATCCGCTGCCGGGAGATCACGCGCCGCGCGCACTGGATCTGTCGCTGCACGGCGCCGGTGTGGAGGCGCTCGGTCAGGCGGCCTCATATGAGCCGAAAACATGGATCGACATCGTGGCGCCAACAAACCGACGTCCTTTTGGCTTCGATTGGGAGGACTGGGGACGACTGGATGCCGAGGAGGTGCTTGCGCTCGCCGAAAAAAGCCTCAAGCCGGATCCCACGCGGATCTTCCTTTCCGGCCACTCGATGGGCGGCCACGGTGCCTGGACGATCGGCGCCAACGACCCGGATCCGTTCGCTGCGATCTGCCCCAGTGCAGGCTGGCTGAGCTTCCGCACGTACGTAGCCAATGCCGTGCCGCCATATCCGGCGAGTGCCGTAGGCGACATGCTCAACCGCGCATGGAACGATAGTGACACTTCACTGCTGGTTCACAACTACAAGGACATGGGCGTTTTTATCATCCACGGTTCAAAGGATGACAATGTGCCGGTTACCGAAGCCATTCATATGACTCACGTTCTGGCGACGT is part of the Armatimonadota bacterium genome and harbors:
- a CDS encoding prolyl oligopeptidase family serine peptidase, encoding MRVYCWVLPAALIGTIGSGHRMHRLQPGLIVPNVAMVISRVGRYGRIPVHQDAVEAEIVAGTWKPPHSGDTVTLPDGKVRTWTLLNAAKNGSFTAPGLGSGYADIEVNSPSDTVMLLNASHYGMVYVNGQPRAGDPYGSGYLHLPVRLRAGRNDFLFATAGSGLQMSLTAPTAPQMLDTGDITTPDYVIGARRKPWAALEVENATASAASGLRIRAARDGAGSVETAVPEIGRLTVRKVGFRLPSPPSSAGPPVAVTVRLMRGGHTLSTAKITINRTLRDQLHKITFVSGIDGSVQYYAIQPAHPLPGDHAPRALDLSLHGAGVEALGQAASYEPKTWIDIVAPTNRRPFGFDWEDWGRLDAEEVLALAEKSLKPDPTRIFLSGHSMGGHGAWTIGANDPDPFAAICPSAGWLSFRTYVANAVPPYPASAVGDMLNRAWNDSDTSLLVHNYKDMGVFIIHGSKDDNVPVTEAIHMTHVLATFHHDWVFYEQPGASHWWDASDEPGTDCVDLMQLWDFFARHRRPEDGQTREVELVTVNPGITAWRHWLGIIQQIHPYAVSKVTIHYDPGLYRFTGTTVNVRHMQLKVNCWQPAATLKVVLDGQTLKAIPWPRTGALDLERRAGRWSVSAPVPAGEKNPLRSGPFKDAFKNDMEFVYGTGGTPSENRWAYGRARFDAETFWYRGNGSVDVVADTAFNATAQPQRSIILYGNSSTNRAWPALLGSSPLQVSEGAVNVGGKTLNGAGLAVLFVQPRPGSAVADVGVVGGTDLTGMRLTDRLPVFISGVAYPDWIVLDPTVLTQGVSGVLGAGYFNNRWQWSPGDAAWGGQALAGAR